Proteins encoded in a region of the Leptospirales bacterium genome:
- a CDS encoding response regulator transcription factor — protein MAAEQSTAARSVRRKIRVAIAEDDQQMSEAVSAEIQASEDLLLGPVYSSAQQCMADSDVLQCDVLLLDFELPDGNALEVIRQLRQRSSNRRPRILIFTAFEHEERLLFALEAGADGYLLKDTPLDLLLAEIQSVHLGASPIAPRLARAVLARFMGAGAAAGESPLTAAETRVLKLLALGMTYAEAARKLGISTHTLKNHVERIYRKLEVRARSAAIEKGRQLGIVV, from the coding sequence ATGGCAGCCGAGCAGAGCACAGCGGCCCGCAGTGTGCGCCGTAAGATCCGCGTCGCCATCGCTGAAGACGATCAGCAAATGAGCGAGGCGGTCAGCGCCGAGATCCAGGCAAGCGAGGATTTGCTGCTTGGTCCCGTTTACTCCAGCGCCCAGCAGTGCATGGCGGACAGCGATGTCCTCCAATGCGACGTATTGCTGCTGGATTTTGAACTGCCAGACGGCAATGCTCTGGAAGTGATTCGTCAGCTTCGTCAGCGCAGCTCCAATCGACGACCGCGAATTCTGATCTTCACTGCCTTCGAGCACGAAGAACGACTGCTCTTTGCCCTGGAAGCCGGCGCCGATGGCTATCTGCTGAAAGATACGCCGCTTGATTTGCTGCTGGCTGAAATCCAGAGCGTCCATCTGGGCGCCAGTCCCATTGCGCCGCGCCTGGCCCGCGCCGTACTGGCCCGCTTCATGGGCGCCGGCGCAGCCGCTGGCGAAAGTCCGCTGACCGCCGCTGAAACTCGCGTCCTCAAGCTTCTGGCCCTTGGAATGACCTACGCCGAGGCCGCTCGAAAACTGGGAATATCGACGCACACCCTGAAAAATCACGTCGAGCGCATCTACCGCAAGCTGGAAGTTCGCGCGCGCTCCGCTGCCATCGAGAAGGGCCGCCAACTTGGCATCGTCGTCTGA
- a CDS encoding lactonase family protein, whose translation MNGIRTLLLGLLATIAALPQLQCQRADCRLTDAGCNPLTALLVWQPRPRFLYVAASNSILQFAFDASGALSLAGSLSLNATPSAMAASKGGGLVAAVAGQTLHLIALDPLRGAMSLGYSFDLGSTSFALRFSPDDRFLYVAESVSNTLDVFRVEGGAAQRIAQVATDLGPYGVLLDSSGRDLYLSQYDAASVRHFRVDASSGLLTQVLPDWTLGSDTSLLLLSPDESYLYALNSTFISVGLLARDAQTGNLTDQGAFTYTHSDVSDMKISADGAWIYFLDRGDNLLYRCARNSQNGTIGAQQDSTAVPTNPQALVLLSERGMLYTASGTASLVESRALYTGDGSIGPAIQQLAAPSATALELVVY comes from the coding sequence ATGAATGGGATCAGGACTTTGCTGCTTGGGCTGCTGGCGACCATTGCAGCTCTGCCGCAATTGCAATGCCAGCGCGCCGATTGCCGTCTGACCGACGCAGGATGCAATCCGCTAACAGCTTTGCTGGTCTGGCAGCCGCGCCCTCGATTCCTGTATGTGGCCGCCTCCAATTCGATTCTACAGTTTGCATTCGACGCCAGCGGCGCCTTAAGTCTGGCCGGCAGCCTCAGCTTGAACGCAACGCCCTCGGCCATGGCGGCAAGCAAGGGCGGGGGCCTCGTTGCCGCCGTTGCGGGCCAGACACTGCACTTGATCGCTCTGGACCCATTGCGGGGAGCGATGAGCTTAGGCTACAGCTTCGATTTAGGATCAACATCCTTTGCACTGCGCTTTTCGCCGGATGATCGCTTCCTTTACGTAGCGGAGAGCGTGAGCAATACTCTGGACGTGTTCAGGGTGGAGGGCGGCGCAGCACAACGCATTGCCCAGGTTGCCACAGACCTGGGTCCCTATGGCGTGCTTCTGGATTCAAGCGGCCGTGATCTGTATCTATCGCAATACGATGCGGCCAGCGTACGCCACTTCCGGGTGGATGCCAGTAGCGGACTTTTGACCCAGGTTTTGCCAGATTGGACCCTGGGCAGCGATACCAGTTTGCTGCTGCTTTCGCCTGACGAATCCTATCTTTACGCGCTCAATTCCACATTCATCAGCGTTGGTCTGCTGGCGCGCGATGCGCAAACAGGTAATCTGACTGATCAAGGCGCATTTACTTATACGCACTCCGACGTCTCGGACATGAAGATCTCCGCGGACGGCGCCTGGATCTATTTTCTGGACCGCGGCGACAATCTGCTCTATCGCTGCGCACGCAATTCACAAAATGGAACCATCGGTGCGCAACAGGATTCGACGGCCGTGCCAACCAATCCACAGGCGCTGGTTCTACTCAGCGAACGAGGCATGCTCTATACCGCCTCGGGCACAGCATCGCTGGTCGAGTCGCGGGCGCTCTATACGGGCGACGGCAGTATTGGCCCCGCGATCCAACAGTTGGCCGCGCCTTCGGCGACTGCGCTGGAGCTGGTTGTTTACTGA
- a CDS encoding type II toxin-antitoxin system VapC family toxin, translating to MTYVVDTHTLLWALFKPDALSQGVKEIIGDRAIGVYVSAATFWEISLKYALGKLELKGAEPEDIPEAANKSGFEILGLDADVLSSYHRLVKTKHRDPFDRMIIWHCI from the coding sequence ATGACCTACGTCGTCGATACGCATACGCTACTGTGGGCATTATTTAAGCCGGATGCACTGTCCCAAGGCGTCAAAGAGATCATTGGGGACAGAGCAATCGGCGTCTACGTATCAGCAGCAACTTTCTGGGAAATCTCTCTGAAATACGCACTGGGCAAGTTGGAGTTGAAAGGCGCCGAGCCGGAGGACATTCCGGAAGCCGCAAACAAATCCGGATTCGAGATCCTGGGCCTCGATGCTGATGTGCTGAGTTCCTACCACCGTCTGGTGAAGACAAAACACCGCGATCCATTTGATCGAATGATCATCTGGCATTGTATCTAG
- a CDS encoding lactonase family protein: MHSLRRMFPARSRLLAALVSLLCGAQCVEYECRPTDGACSPLAFLAVYAQRLPRYVYVAGITTPTEVVAYAVDAASGSLTSRKVVAATGDSYRAIAIHPSGGLLFLAIQGSGQIESYRIDRSTGALSLLSTIVADTGLEDIILSPDGRRLYALTISAGEVISFVVNEASGELQAVLPTEVVGIDSHRLAIDSSGALLVTADHGSNQVDSFPIDAASGRASSLATLEFSLAVRNTLRFHHSRPVLYMADSSGAYTGVVDTAAPTMALVGTASAGSQSSDVFPAHSGRFALVSDSMDGLVYQYAISAVDQSLQSNGNIAAGSGAAGAGPIRIAIDESDRLVYVANATDGTLLAYRVQTASGILQQSGVYAATPAAGVVAIAHF, translated from the coding sequence ATGCACTCTCTAAGACGAATGTTCCCGGCCCGGTCCAGGTTACTTGCAGCTCTGGTATCGCTACTTTGTGGGGCGCAGTGCGTAGAATACGAGTGTCGCCCCACCGACGGGGCCTGCAGTCCGCTGGCTTTCCTGGCGGTCTACGCGCAACGTTTGCCGCGTTACGTCTACGTTGCCGGGATTACGACTCCGACGGAGGTAGTAGCCTACGCCGTCGATGCAGCAAGCGGCTCGCTAACTTCAAGAAAAGTCGTTGCCGCTACCGGCGACAGTTATCGTGCCATTGCCATACATCCATCCGGCGGCCTGCTATTTCTGGCGATTCAGGGAAGCGGTCAAATTGAGAGCTATCGCATCGACCGCAGCACCGGCGCTCTGAGCCTGCTCAGCACAATTGTAGCCGATACTGGCCTTGAGGACATCATTCTCAGTCCCGATGGACGGCGCCTCTACGCATTGACAATCAGCGCCGGCGAGGTAATCAGCTTTGTTGTGAATGAAGCCAGCGGCGAATTGCAGGCCGTTCTGCCGACGGAAGTAGTTGGAATCGATTCGCATCGCCTGGCAATTGATTCCAGCGGCGCATTGCTGGTTACCGCCGATCATGGCTCGAATCAAGTCGATTCATTTCCAATTGATGCTGCTTCGGGCCGCGCATCGTCGCTGGCAACGCTGGAGTTTTCGCTTGCGGTTCGCAACACGCTGCGCTTTCATCATAGCCGACCTGTGCTCTACATGGCCGATAGCTCTGGCGCATACACTGGCGTCGTAGATACTGCCGCGCCGACCATGGCGCTTGTAGGGACGGCGTCCGCCGGCAGTCAGTCCTCCGATGTTTTTCCCGCTCATTCCGGCCGATTTGCGCTGGTCAGCGATTCCATGGACGGTCTGGTTTACCAGTACGCAATATCTGCCGTCGATCAAAGCCTGCAGTCCAACGGCAATATAGCCGCCGGATCGGGCGCGGCAGGAGCAGGTCCCATTCGCATCGCCATCGATGAAAGCGACCGGCTGGTCTATGTGGCTAACGCTACCGATGGGACGCTGCTGGCTTACCGCGTACAGACCGCGAGCGGAATCTTACAGCAAAGCGGAGTATACGCAGCGACGCCGGCGGCCGGCGTTGTCGCCATCGCCCATTTCTAG
- the pth gene encoding aminoacyl-tRNA hydrolase has product MKLIIGLGNPGEKFVNYRANIGFKILDVIANNNNIDIRTKKKKSLIGRGDFEGEEVVLLKPQTFSELSGEAALYIASFLRIKPDDIIVILDDFSLNLGRLVVEKGGEDYAHPAVENLRINLKSPEFIRVRVGIQGPATNGTVRTKYVMQEFEPLENLQLITIINDAEAAIRSITHGEIEEVVEKFKF; this is encoded by the coding sequence ATGAAACTTATCATCGGACTCGGCAATCCAGGAGAGAAGTTCGTCAACTACCGGGCGAATATCGGCTTCAAAATCCTGGATGTAATTGCCAACAACAACAACATCGACATCCGAACCAAGAAGAAGAAGTCGCTGATTGGACGCGGAGACTTTGAGGGCGAGGAAGTCGTTCTGCTCAAGCCGCAAACTTTCTCCGAATTGTCCGGCGAAGCGGCGCTGTACATTGCATCCTTTCTGCGGATCAAACCCGACGATATCATCGTAATCCTCGACGACTTCAGTTTGAACCTTGGCCGTCTGGTCGTGGAAAAGGGCGGCGAGGACTACGCCCACCCGGCCGTCGAAAATCTGCGCATCAATCTGAAATCTCCGGAGTTCATCCGCGTGCGCGTGGGCATTCAGGGCCCGGCGACAAATGGCACCGTGCGAACCAAGTACGTAATGCAGGAGTTTGAGCCGCTGGAAAATCTTCAGCTGATCACAATCATCAACGACGCCGAGGCGGCCATCCGCTCCATCACACACGGCGAGATTGAAGAAGTGGTGGAGAAGTTTAAGTTCTAG
- a CDS encoding 50S ribosomal protein L25 — MSHYNLNAEVRKEFGKNEAGRLRREGLIPCNLLDGGKSTLLSINDREFSRLIQSGLRQSSLIELNANGQKERVIVKEIQRDPVSNQILHIDFLKVVNGKKVLLTVAVELTGQSKGVKAGGALEQYINKIKVRATPETFVDVITVDVTELDVAQSVHLRDLGAPSSWELLLEGNPIVVKVAQGRTATADSPEAGAAAKS, encoded by the coding sequence ATGAGCCACTACAATCTGAACGCCGAAGTCCGCAAAGAATTCGGCAAAAACGAGGCCGGCAGGCTTCGTCGCGAGGGTCTGATCCCCTGCAATCTGCTGGATGGCGGCAAGAGTACGCTCTTGAGCATCAACGATCGCGAATTCTCGCGCTTGATCCAGAGCGGATTGCGTCAGAGTTCGCTGATCGAACTCAACGCCAACGGCCAGAAGGAACGCGTCATCGTAAAGGAAATCCAGCGCGATCCGGTCAGCAATCAAATCCTGCACATCGACTTTTTGAAAGTAGTCAATGGCAAAAAGGTTCTGCTGACGGTGGCCGTCGAACTGACCGGCCAGTCCAAGGGCGTGAAGGCCGGCGGAGCGCTGGAACAGTACATCAACAAGATCAAGGTGCGCGCCACGCCGGAAACTTTTGTCGATGTCATCACGGTCGATGTCACCGAGCTGGATGTCGCTCAGTCCGTGCACCTCCGCGATCTGGGCGCGCCGTCCAGCTGGGAGTTGCTGCTGGAAGGCAATCCGATTGTGGTCAAGGTTGCACAGGGTCGCACGGCAACGGCGGATTCGCCGGAAGCCGGAGCGGCGGCAAAGAGCTGA
- a CDS encoding ribose-phosphate pyrophosphokinase → MAYEMLIFSGAANQPLAEEICAYLSIPLGRAVVRRFSDGEISVKLDENVRGRDVFLIQPTSAPANDHVMELLLMIDALRRASAARITPVIPYYGYGRQDRKSEPRVPISARVVADLIEKMAPHRLLCMDLHADQIQGFFRVPVDHLYAAPVFVNYLKEKQLSDAVVVSPDSGGVERARFLARQINAGLAIIDKRRPRANVAEVMNVIGDVKDRTCILYDDMIDTAGTIAKAAAALKENGARSVIACATHAVLSGPALERLRDSALDEVVLTNSIQLPAERRIDKITTLSVARLVGEAIRRIHNEESVSSLFL, encoded by the coding sequence ATGGCCTACGAAATGCTGATTTTTTCAGGCGCCGCCAACCAACCGCTGGCGGAAGAGATCTGCGCCTACCTTTCGATTCCGCTGGGTCGCGCCGTGGTGCGCCGCTTTTCCGACGGCGAAATCTCGGTGAAACTGGACGAAAACGTCCGCGGCCGCGATGTCTTTCTGATTCAACCGACCTCGGCGCCGGCCAACGATCATGTAATGGAACTGCTGCTGATGATCGACGCCCTGCGGCGCGCCTCCGCCGCTCGCATCACTCCGGTCATTCCTTACTACGGCTACGGTCGTCAGGACCGCAAGAGCGAGCCGCGCGTGCCGATATCGGCGCGAGTGGTGGCGGACCTGATCGAGAAGATGGCGCCGCACCGCTTGCTGTGTATGGACCTGCACGCTGACCAGATCCAGGGTTTCTTTCGCGTTCCAGTCGATCACCTTTACGCAGCGCCCGTGTTTGTAAATTATCTGAAGGAAAAACAGCTCAGCGATGCGGTAGTTGTTTCGCCGGACTCCGGCGGCGTTGAACGTGCGCGCTTCCTGGCCCGTCAGATCAACGCCGGCCTGGCGATCATTGATAAGCGGCGGCCGCGCGCCAATGTCGCCGAAGTGATGAACGTGATCGGCGACGTGAAGGATCGCACCTGTATTCTCTACGACGACATGATCGACACGGCGGGGACGATTGCCAAGGCCGCTGCTGCGCTGAAGGAAAACGGAGCGCGCTCCGTCATCGCCTGTGCTACGCATGCGGTGCTCAGCGGACCGGCGCTGGAACGCTTGCGCGACTCGGCGCTGGACGAGGTCGTCTTGACCAATTCCATCCAGCTGCCTGCGGAGCGGCGTATCGATAAGATAACCACGCTATCCGTGGCCAGACTGGTCGGCGAAGCAATCCGGCGCATCCACAACGAGGAATCAGTGAGTTCGCTCTTTCTATAG
- a CDS encoding NTP transferase domain-containing protein has product MNQVEQLPAAVVLAAGKGTRMRSEHPKVAAVLGGRALINHVISNLAAAGVGRQVIIVGYRQEEVRALAKLNAGLQLDFAVQAEQHGTGHAFLCAREALQTFQGPTLCTAGDMPMIRPQSFQALLDFHRREGNAVSALSAQLDNPAGYGRIVRDSKGALLRNVEEKDASEEIRRIREVNTGVYVFNAPAIFDLIQQIGKSNAQNEYYLPDAIAVARQQGQKVGALQLEDSSEAQGVNSPEELAALESRLAARAG; this is encoded by the coding sequence ATGAATCAGGTCGAACAATTACCCGCCGCTGTGGTGCTGGCTGCCGGCAAGGGTACGCGGATGCGCTCCGAACATCCCAAGGTGGCCGCTGTGCTTGGCGGTCGAGCGCTGATCAATCACGTCATCAGCAATCTGGCGGCAGCAGGCGTAGGCCGCCAGGTAATCATTGTCGGTTATCGCCAGGAAGAAGTCCGCGCCCTCGCCAAGTTGAATGCCGGCCTGCAGCTGGATTTTGCGGTGCAGGCCGAGCAGCATGGCACCGGCCATGCCTTTCTCTGCGCTCGCGAAGCGCTGCAGACCTTTCAGGGTCCAACGCTCTGCACGGCCGGCGACATGCCGATGATCCGGCCGCAAAGCTTTCAGGCCCTGCTTGATTTTCATCGCCGCGAGGGCAACGCCGTGAGCGCGCTTTCCGCACAGCTGGATAACCCCGCTGGCTACGGACGAATCGTTCGCGATAGCAAGGGCGCATTGTTGAGAAACGTTGAAGAAAAGGATGCCAGCGAGGAAATTCGCCGCATTCGCGAAGTGAACACTGGCGTTTATGTTTTCAATGCGCCCGCGATCTTTGATCTGATCCAACAAATCGGCAAAAGCAATGCACAAAACGAGTATTACCTTCCGGACGCCATTGCCGTGGCGCGCCAGCAGGGTCAGAAAGTCGGGGCATTGCAACTGGAAGACAGCTCCGAGGCCCAGGGCGTGAATTCGCCAGAGGAGCTGGCCGCGCTGGAAAGCAGGCTGGCCGCCCGCGCTGGATGA
- the rpmG gene encoding 50S ribosomal protein L33, with the protein MREAFKLESTAGTGYFYVFSKNKKKQQGKLEVKKYDPRARKHALFVEKKLSK; encoded by the coding sequence ATGCGCGAAGCATTCAAGCTGGAATCGACGGCCGGAACCGGATACTTCTACGTCTTCTCCAAGAACAAGAAGAAGCAACAAGGCAAGCTGGAAGTCAAAAAATACGACCCCCGCGCCCGTAAGCACGCCCTCTTTGTAGAAAAGAAACTCAGCAAGTAA
- a CDS encoding DUF3147 family protein, translating into MSFYLAVKYLSTAAIVVVVSEVARRSDRAGALIASLPLVTVLTLLWLHFEKQSAGKIQNHAYYTFWYVLPTLPMFLAFPTLASRLGFWGALAGGALLTIVCFLLLALVLRRFGLELY; encoded by the coding sequence ATGAGCTTCTATCTGGCTGTTAAGTATCTGAGTACGGCGGCGATCGTGGTCGTCGTATCGGAAGTTGCGCGCCGCTCGGACCGGGCCGGGGCCTTGATTGCATCGCTTCCCCTGGTCACAGTTCTGACGCTGCTCTGGCTGCACTTTGAAAAACAAAGCGCCGGGAAAATCCAGAACCACGCCTACTATACTTTTTGGTACGTGCTGCCAACGCTGCCGATGTTCTTGGCCTTTCCAACTCTGGCATCGCGCCTTGGATTCTGGGGGGCCCTTGCCGGCGGCGCTCTATTGACGATCGTTTGCTTCCTGCTGCTTGCCCTTGTGCTGCGGCGCTTCGGCCTTGAACTTTATTGA
- a CDS encoding metalloregulator ArsR/SmtB family transcription factor codes for MSDDELHRVFRALADASRRRILDLLRDAPGLSVGEVAEQFAFSRFAVMKHLRLLEEANLLQTRKEGRYNRLYLNSIPIQMIQDRWITRYSRHWSRSLTRLKYSLEEKNMNVAVRQVYTVYIRTTEQALWDALVQAELTPEWFGGMSLRFEPRVGAELHYTRVSEDGQPVNLVGGRVIEFQPPKRISYSFKLLCEPAAAADRESRVSYELESQGELMKLTVIHDDFDAETATFQGTSQGWPRFLSNLKTWLETGRALQFPTEG; via the coding sequence ATGTCAGATGACGAGCTCCATCGGGTCTTCCGGGCCCTGGCTGACGCCAGCCGTCGGCGCATCCTTGACCTGCTTCGAGATGCGCCGGGTCTGAGCGTGGGCGAGGTGGCCGAACAGTTTGCCTTCAGTCGCTTCGCGGTGATGAAACATCTGCGATTGCTGGAAGAGGCCAATCTGTTGCAGACCCGTAAGGAAGGACGCTACAACCGACTGTATCTGAATTCCATTCCAATTCAGATGATTCAGGACCGCTGGATCACGCGCTACAGTCGCCACTGGTCGCGTTCGCTGACTCGATTGAAATACTCGCTGGAGGAAAAGAATATGAACGTTGCTGTGCGACAGGTCTATACCGTCTACATTCGCACTACCGAGCAGGCCCTGTGGGATGCGCTGGTACAGGCGGAGCTTACGCCGGAGTGGTTTGGCGGCATGAGCCTGCGCTTTGAGCCGCGCGTCGGCGCCGAGCTGCACTACACGCGGGTAAGCGAAGATGGCCAGCCGGTGAATCTGGTGGGCGGCCGGGTGATAGAATTTCAGCCGCCAAAACGAATCAGTTATAGCTTCAAACTGCTTTGCGAACCGGCGGCCGCCGCCGATCGCGAATCGCGCGTAAGCTATGAACTGGAATCACAGGGCGAGCTGATGAAGCTGACTGTGATCCACGACGACTTTGACGCTGAGACCGCAACCTTTCAGGGTACATCGCAAGGATGGCCGCGTTTCCTCAGCAATTTGAAAACGTGGCTGGAAACCGGCCGCGCATTGCAGTTTCCCACAGAGGGATAA